A region from the Andrena cerasifolii isolate SP2316 chromosome 9, iyAndCera1_principal, whole genome shotgun sequence genome encodes:
- the Rha gene encoding rha isoform X1, which translates to MEEITSSDVRIVLNIKEGNGFDQILIPTLVVATLNGHSLETEAIEPSANPQYNHDLVWEVDKSRLRKMRSGQVPLKLECLAVKGNDSKEKLGYLLLSLRSAQVLSRNTNANVKANWHKLLGLKGDLKIHKPELLIALSIHDQEPITLNSQLELRNSQEQTDFQSNKLSPILLHDERLIQLGPLSTCHELFLMNVTAISAANVDFLLPAKCYTDMKNNLHFWCKILENDVCFDQSKREYGDVWTLNEKIVIRIRSSLRVLKEYLQLKPFLFIYLRYKDDLIGQSEVNLQPLVPTANIDEFLRTAENNSYTLDQRCYLYKKDLTENDEMKCRNSYLDLQLKLQYIGSKTDSAMETPNTLISEQQNNSKQINYNEIDYHRNPAGDFKEHSSEAQAFSWMQFANGYHNLNKQSLSCEVIKNQTIPPVCSQSVDALLCQCSDNEYSKGVEAHHCYCLNISLIAIKSTSPKLTVPNSEIRLHHPKTEFVSTFYPKLPLSLGEKLTLHDIGCKLHFISATDEIKHLLLTFPPKISIYKVEGSTTTCIAQSKVDVKKLFHQNKSECQCDVSLYDMEENTVGNLDILLNLEDHGPYYKVKRKTPSENLGPPILDDSLAYKIVDELETWKERQTEIFKVELKRKENRHLNLLSQEWQRHRESLEAKLACSVDQCKMLAKSLNNATEDLRMRRLKSLEKETRLIKANEDLQWRYEVKLRDLRESSRTMQDGLTSKINALEKEKTALETQAEQLSTENERLQLLVRKQSEELDVYQRGSLTQDQTASLLQEVKTLEEKLQNTQESKSLFKERWAKAVREIHRMKMEHQQAIQVQIKNSKEELQNLDLEEILCADSTALTNDQILLNEIQKEIDVIKPKSSFIDTHAYSQVFTPTTIDPKILHSSNRSTLKKSEEYNERLQALLEERDSLLKTGSYAFDDPVIMKLNAELRSLMMK; encoded by the exons ATGGAGGAAATAACAAGTTCTGACGTTCGAATTGTATTGAACATAAAAGAAG GGAACGGTTTTGATCAAATTTTGATACCCACGTTAGTGGTCGCCACTTTAAATGGACATTCGTTAGAAACTGAAGCAATAGAACCGAGCGCAAATCCCCAATACAATCACGATTTGGTTTGGGAGGTAGATAAGAGTAGACTGCGGAA AATGAGATCAGGACAAGTACCACTGAAATTAGAATGTCTTGCTGTTAAGGGAAATGATAGTAAAGAAAAACTGGGATACCTTCTACTTAGTCTGAGGTCCGCCCAAGTCCTTTCTAGAAACACCAATGCTAACGTGAAAGCTAATTGGCATAAACTATTAGGACTGAAGGGTGatcttaaaatacataaaccGGAACTGCTTATTGCTTTAAGCATACACGACCAAGAACCTATAACATTAAATTCTCAATTAGAG TTGAGAAATTCACAGGAACAAACAGACTTCCAATCTAACAAACTATCTCCAATTTTACTACACGATGAAAGACTTATACAATTGGGCCCGCTAAGCACTTGTCATGAATTATTCTTAATGAACGTCACAGCCATATCTGCAGCAAATGTAGATTTTTTATTACCTGCAAAATGTTATACggatatgaaaaataatttacacttcTGGTGTAAGATATTAGAAAATGACGTGTGCTTCGATCAGTCTAAAAGAGAATATGGAGATGTTTGGACGCTCAATGAGAAAATTGTGATAAGGATCAGAAGTTCGTTGAGAGTTCTGAAAGAATACTTGCAGCTAAAACCATTCCTGTTTATCTACTTGAGATACAAAGATGATCTGATAGGACAGTCAGAAGTTAATTTGCAACCACTGGTCCCTACTGCTAAtatcgatgaatttctcagaACTGCTGAGAATAATAGCTACACTTTAGATCAGAGGTGTTATTTATACAAAAAGGATCTGACTGAAAATGATGAAATGAAATGTAGAAATTCATATCTCGATTTACAGTTGAAATTACAATATATAGGAAGTAAAACCGATAGTGCAATGGAGACTCCAAACACACTGATCAGtgaacaacaaaataattctaaacaaaTT AATTATAATGAAATAGACTATCATAGAAATCCTGCTGGGGATTTCAAAGAGCATTCGAGTGAGGCTCAGGCATTTAGTTGGATGCAATTCGCTAATGGTTACCATAATTTAAATAAGCAGTCCTTAAGTTGCGAAGTTAttaagaatcaaacaattccACCTGTCTGTTCGCAATCAGTCGACGCATTACTCTGTCAATGCAGTGACAACGAGTACTCCAAAGGCGTAGAAGCTCATCACTGTTATTGCTTGAACATCTCATTGATAGCAATTAAATCAACGTCCCCTAAATTAACAGTACCAAATAGTGAAATTCG GTTGCATCATCCAAAAACTGAATTTGTTTCAACATTTTATCCGAAACTGCCGCTTTCATTAGGAGAAAAACTTACATTGCACGATATAGGATGTAAATTGCATTTTATATCAGCAACAGATGAAATTAAACATTTACTGTTAACTTTCCCTCCTAAAATCAGTATATATAAGGTAGAAGGAAGTACCACAACTTGTATAGCTCAAAGCAAGgttgatgtaaaaaaattatttcatcaaaataag TCTGAATGTCAGTGTGACGTGTCATTATATGATATGGAAGAAAATACTGTTGGCAATTTAGATATTCTATTAAACTTAGAGGATCACGGACCATATTATAAAGTCAAAAGAAAAACGCCTA GTGAAAATTTGGGTCCTCCAATCTTAGACGATAGTTTAGCATATAAAATAGTTGACGAATTGGAGACGTGGAAAGAAAgacaaacagaaatatttaaagttgAG ctgaaaagaaaagagaatcgTCATTTAAACTTGCTAAGTCAGGAATGGCAGAGGCACAGAGAAAGTTTAGAAGCAAAACTTGCGTGTAGCGTTGATCAGTGTAAAATGTTAGCGAAAAGTTTAAACAATGCTACTGAAGACTTAAGGATGCGGAGATTGAAAAGTCTTGAAAAGGAGACTAGATTAATTAAAGCGAACGAAGATTTACAATGGAGGTATGAAGTGAAACTACGAGACCTCAGAGAGTCATCTCGAACGATGCAAGATGGACTTACGTCGAAG ATTAATGCTCTTGAAAAAGAGAAGACTGCTCTAGAAACACAGGCTGAACAACTGAGTACTGAAAATGAAAGATTGCAATTGCTTGTAAGAAAGCAGTCGGAAGAATTAGATGTTTATCAAAGAGGATCCTTAACGCAGGATCAAACAGCAAGCTTATTACAGGAAGTGAAAACCCTTGAGGAAAAGTTACAAAACACGCAGGAGAGTAAATCGCTGTTTAAAGAACGATGGGCGAAAGCAGTTCGCGAAATACATCGTATGAAAATGGAGCATCAACAGGCTATACAAGTTCAAATAAAGAATAGCAAGGAAGAATTGCAAAATTTGGA TCTAGAAGAAATACTGTGCGCGGATTCCACTGCCCTGACAAATGATCAAATTTTATTGAATGAGATCCAAAAGGAAATCGATGTGATTAAACCGAAATCATCGTTTATAGACACACATGCTTACTCTCAAGTATTTACACCGACCACTATAGATCCCAAAATTTTACACAGCAGTAACAGGAGTACGTTGAAAAAGTCAGAGGAATATAACGAACGGTTACAGGCACTACTTGAAGAACGCGATTCCCTTTTGAAAACTGGCAGCTACGCATTTGATGATCCagttattatgaaattgaaCGCTGAACTAAGATCTTTAATGATGAAATAA
- the Rha gene encoding rha isoform X2 codes for MEEITSSDVRIVLNIKEGNGFDQILIPTLVVATLNGHSLETEAIEPSANPQYNHDLVWEVDKSRLRKMRSGQVPLKLECLAVKGNDSKEKLGYLLLSLRSAQVLSRNTNANVKANWHKLLGLKGDLKIHKPELLIALSIHDQEPITLNSQLEEQTDFQSNKLSPILLHDERLIQLGPLSTCHELFLMNVTAISAANVDFLLPAKCYTDMKNNLHFWCKILENDVCFDQSKREYGDVWTLNEKIVIRIRSSLRVLKEYLQLKPFLFIYLRYKDDLIGQSEVNLQPLVPTANIDEFLRTAENNSYTLDQRCYLYKKDLTENDEMKCRNSYLDLQLKLQYIGSKTDSAMETPNTLISEQQNNSKQINYNEIDYHRNPAGDFKEHSSEAQAFSWMQFANGYHNLNKQSLSCEVIKNQTIPPVCSQSVDALLCQCSDNEYSKGVEAHHCYCLNISLIAIKSTSPKLTVPNSEIRLHHPKTEFVSTFYPKLPLSLGEKLTLHDIGCKLHFISATDEIKHLLLTFPPKISIYKVEGSTTTCIAQSKVDVKKLFHQNKSECQCDVSLYDMEENTVGNLDILLNLEDHGPYYKVKRKTPSENLGPPILDDSLAYKIVDELETWKERQTEIFKVELKRKENRHLNLLSQEWQRHRESLEAKLACSVDQCKMLAKSLNNATEDLRMRRLKSLEKETRLIKANEDLQWRYEVKLRDLRESSRTMQDGLTSKINALEKEKTALETQAEQLSTENERLQLLVRKQSEELDVYQRGSLTQDQTASLLQEVKTLEEKLQNTQESKSLFKERWAKAVREIHRMKMEHQQAIQVQIKNSKEELQNLDLEEILCADSTALTNDQILLNEIQKEIDVIKPKSSFIDTHAYSQVFTPTTIDPKILHSSNRSTLKKSEEYNERLQALLEERDSLLKTGSYAFDDPVIMKLNAELRSLMMK; via the exons ATGGAGGAAATAACAAGTTCTGACGTTCGAATTGTATTGAACATAAAAGAAG GGAACGGTTTTGATCAAATTTTGATACCCACGTTAGTGGTCGCCACTTTAAATGGACATTCGTTAGAAACTGAAGCAATAGAACCGAGCGCAAATCCCCAATACAATCACGATTTGGTTTGGGAGGTAGATAAGAGTAGACTGCGGAA AATGAGATCAGGACAAGTACCACTGAAATTAGAATGTCTTGCTGTTAAGGGAAATGATAGTAAAGAAAAACTGGGATACCTTCTACTTAGTCTGAGGTCCGCCCAAGTCCTTTCTAGAAACACCAATGCTAACGTGAAAGCTAATTGGCATAAACTATTAGGACTGAAGGGTGatcttaaaatacataaaccGGAACTGCTTATTGCTTTAAGCATACACGACCAAGAACCTATAACATTAAATTCTCAATTAGAG GAACAAACAGACTTCCAATCTAACAAACTATCTCCAATTTTACTACACGATGAAAGACTTATACAATTGGGCCCGCTAAGCACTTGTCATGAATTATTCTTAATGAACGTCACAGCCATATCTGCAGCAAATGTAGATTTTTTATTACCTGCAAAATGTTATACggatatgaaaaataatttacacttcTGGTGTAAGATATTAGAAAATGACGTGTGCTTCGATCAGTCTAAAAGAGAATATGGAGATGTTTGGACGCTCAATGAGAAAATTGTGATAAGGATCAGAAGTTCGTTGAGAGTTCTGAAAGAATACTTGCAGCTAAAACCATTCCTGTTTATCTACTTGAGATACAAAGATGATCTGATAGGACAGTCAGAAGTTAATTTGCAACCACTGGTCCCTACTGCTAAtatcgatgaatttctcagaACTGCTGAGAATAATAGCTACACTTTAGATCAGAGGTGTTATTTATACAAAAAGGATCTGACTGAAAATGATGAAATGAAATGTAGAAATTCATATCTCGATTTACAGTTGAAATTACAATATATAGGAAGTAAAACCGATAGTGCAATGGAGACTCCAAACACACTGATCAGtgaacaacaaaataattctaaacaaaTT AATTATAATGAAATAGACTATCATAGAAATCCTGCTGGGGATTTCAAAGAGCATTCGAGTGAGGCTCAGGCATTTAGTTGGATGCAATTCGCTAATGGTTACCATAATTTAAATAAGCAGTCCTTAAGTTGCGAAGTTAttaagaatcaaacaattccACCTGTCTGTTCGCAATCAGTCGACGCATTACTCTGTCAATGCAGTGACAACGAGTACTCCAAAGGCGTAGAAGCTCATCACTGTTATTGCTTGAACATCTCATTGATAGCAATTAAATCAACGTCCCCTAAATTAACAGTACCAAATAGTGAAATTCG GTTGCATCATCCAAAAACTGAATTTGTTTCAACATTTTATCCGAAACTGCCGCTTTCATTAGGAGAAAAACTTACATTGCACGATATAGGATGTAAATTGCATTTTATATCAGCAACAGATGAAATTAAACATTTACTGTTAACTTTCCCTCCTAAAATCAGTATATATAAGGTAGAAGGAAGTACCACAACTTGTATAGCTCAAAGCAAGgttgatgtaaaaaaattatttcatcaaaataag TCTGAATGTCAGTGTGACGTGTCATTATATGATATGGAAGAAAATACTGTTGGCAATTTAGATATTCTATTAAACTTAGAGGATCACGGACCATATTATAAAGTCAAAAGAAAAACGCCTA GTGAAAATTTGGGTCCTCCAATCTTAGACGATAGTTTAGCATATAAAATAGTTGACGAATTGGAGACGTGGAAAGAAAgacaaacagaaatatttaaagttgAG ctgaaaagaaaagagaatcgTCATTTAAACTTGCTAAGTCAGGAATGGCAGAGGCACAGAGAAAGTTTAGAAGCAAAACTTGCGTGTAGCGTTGATCAGTGTAAAATGTTAGCGAAAAGTTTAAACAATGCTACTGAAGACTTAAGGATGCGGAGATTGAAAAGTCTTGAAAAGGAGACTAGATTAATTAAAGCGAACGAAGATTTACAATGGAGGTATGAAGTGAAACTACGAGACCTCAGAGAGTCATCTCGAACGATGCAAGATGGACTTACGTCGAAG ATTAATGCTCTTGAAAAAGAGAAGACTGCTCTAGAAACACAGGCTGAACAACTGAGTACTGAAAATGAAAGATTGCAATTGCTTGTAAGAAAGCAGTCGGAAGAATTAGATGTTTATCAAAGAGGATCCTTAACGCAGGATCAAACAGCAAGCTTATTACAGGAAGTGAAAACCCTTGAGGAAAAGTTACAAAACACGCAGGAGAGTAAATCGCTGTTTAAAGAACGATGGGCGAAAGCAGTTCGCGAAATACATCGTATGAAAATGGAGCATCAACAGGCTATACAAGTTCAAATAAAGAATAGCAAGGAAGAATTGCAAAATTTGGA TCTAGAAGAAATACTGTGCGCGGATTCCACTGCCCTGACAAATGATCAAATTTTATTGAATGAGATCCAAAAGGAAATCGATGTGATTAAACCGAAATCATCGTTTATAGACACACATGCTTACTCTCAAGTATTTACACCGACCACTATAGATCCCAAAATTTTACACAGCAGTAACAGGAGTACGTTGAAAAAGTCAGAGGAATATAACGAACGGTTACAGGCACTACTTGAAGAACGCGATTCCCTTTTGAAAACTGGCAGCTACGCATTTGATGATCCagttattatgaaattgaaCGCTGAACTAAGATCTTTAATGATGAAATAA
- the Rha gene encoding rha isoform X3, with translation MRSGQVPLKLECLAVKGNDSKEKLGYLLLSLRSAQVLSRNTNANVKANWHKLLGLKGDLKIHKPELLIALSIHDQEPITLNSQLELRNSQEQTDFQSNKLSPILLHDERLIQLGPLSTCHELFLMNVTAISAANVDFLLPAKCYTDMKNNLHFWCKILENDVCFDQSKREYGDVWTLNEKIVIRIRSSLRVLKEYLQLKPFLFIYLRYKDDLIGQSEVNLQPLVPTANIDEFLRTAENNSYTLDQRCYLYKKDLTENDEMKCRNSYLDLQLKLQYIGSKTDSAMETPNTLISEQQNNSKQINYNEIDYHRNPAGDFKEHSSEAQAFSWMQFANGYHNLNKQSLSCEVIKNQTIPPVCSQSVDALLCQCSDNEYSKGVEAHHCYCLNISLIAIKSTSPKLTVPNSEIRLHHPKTEFVSTFYPKLPLSLGEKLTLHDIGCKLHFISATDEIKHLLLTFPPKISIYKVEGSTTTCIAQSKVDVKKLFHQNKSECQCDVSLYDMEENTVGNLDILLNLEDHGPYYKVKRKTPSENLGPPILDDSLAYKIVDELETWKERQTEIFKVELKRKENRHLNLLSQEWQRHRESLEAKLACSVDQCKMLAKSLNNATEDLRMRRLKSLEKETRLIKANEDLQWRYEVKLRDLRESSRTMQDGLTSKINALEKEKTALETQAEQLSTENERLQLLVRKQSEELDVYQRGSLTQDQTASLLQEVKTLEEKLQNTQESKSLFKERWAKAVREIHRMKMEHQQAIQVQIKNSKEELQNLDLEEILCADSTALTNDQILLNEIQKEIDVIKPKSSFIDTHAYSQVFTPTTIDPKILHSSNRSTLKKSEEYNERLQALLEERDSLLKTGSYAFDDPVIMKLNAELRSLMMK, from the exons ATGAGATCAGGACAAGTACCACTGAAATTAGAATGTCTTGCTGTTAAGGGAAATGATAGTAAAGAAAAACTGGGATACCTTCTACTTAGTCTGAGGTCCGCCCAAGTCCTTTCTAGAAACACCAATGCTAACGTGAAAGCTAATTGGCATAAACTATTAGGACTGAAGGGTGatcttaaaatacataaaccGGAACTGCTTATTGCTTTAAGCATACACGACCAAGAACCTATAACATTAAATTCTCAATTAGAG TTGAGAAATTCACAGGAACAAACAGACTTCCAATCTAACAAACTATCTCCAATTTTACTACACGATGAAAGACTTATACAATTGGGCCCGCTAAGCACTTGTCATGAATTATTCTTAATGAACGTCACAGCCATATCTGCAGCAAATGTAGATTTTTTATTACCTGCAAAATGTTATACggatatgaaaaataatttacacttcTGGTGTAAGATATTAGAAAATGACGTGTGCTTCGATCAGTCTAAAAGAGAATATGGAGATGTTTGGACGCTCAATGAGAAAATTGTGATAAGGATCAGAAGTTCGTTGAGAGTTCTGAAAGAATACTTGCAGCTAAAACCATTCCTGTTTATCTACTTGAGATACAAAGATGATCTGATAGGACAGTCAGAAGTTAATTTGCAACCACTGGTCCCTACTGCTAAtatcgatgaatttctcagaACTGCTGAGAATAATAGCTACACTTTAGATCAGAGGTGTTATTTATACAAAAAGGATCTGACTGAAAATGATGAAATGAAATGTAGAAATTCATATCTCGATTTACAGTTGAAATTACAATATATAGGAAGTAAAACCGATAGTGCAATGGAGACTCCAAACACACTGATCAGtgaacaacaaaataattctaaacaaaTT AATTATAATGAAATAGACTATCATAGAAATCCTGCTGGGGATTTCAAAGAGCATTCGAGTGAGGCTCAGGCATTTAGTTGGATGCAATTCGCTAATGGTTACCATAATTTAAATAAGCAGTCCTTAAGTTGCGAAGTTAttaagaatcaaacaattccACCTGTCTGTTCGCAATCAGTCGACGCATTACTCTGTCAATGCAGTGACAACGAGTACTCCAAAGGCGTAGAAGCTCATCACTGTTATTGCTTGAACATCTCATTGATAGCAATTAAATCAACGTCCCCTAAATTAACAGTACCAAATAGTGAAATTCG GTTGCATCATCCAAAAACTGAATTTGTTTCAACATTTTATCCGAAACTGCCGCTTTCATTAGGAGAAAAACTTACATTGCACGATATAGGATGTAAATTGCATTTTATATCAGCAACAGATGAAATTAAACATTTACTGTTAACTTTCCCTCCTAAAATCAGTATATATAAGGTAGAAGGAAGTACCACAACTTGTATAGCTCAAAGCAAGgttgatgtaaaaaaattatttcatcaaaataag TCTGAATGTCAGTGTGACGTGTCATTATATGATATGGAAGAAAATACTGTTGGCAATTTAGATATTCTATTAAACTTAGAGGATCACGGACCATATTATAAAGTCAAAAGAAAAACGCCTA GTGAAAATTTGGGTCCTCCAATCTTAGACGATAGTTTAGCATATAAAATAGTTGACGAATTGGAGACGTGGAAAGAAAgacaaacagaaatatttaaagttgAG ctgaaaagaaaagagaatcgTCATTTAAACTTGCTAAGTCAGGAATGGCAGAGGCACAGAGAAAGTTTAGAAGCAAAACTTGCGTGTAGCGTTGATCAGTGTAAAATGTTAGCGAAAAGTTTAAACAATGCTACTGAAGACTTAAGGATGCGGAGATTGAAAAGTCTTGAAAAGGAGACTAGATTAATTAAAGCGAACGAAGATTTACAATGGAGGTATGAAGTGAAACTACGAGACCTCAGAGAGTCATCTCGAACGATGCAAGATGGACTTACGTCGAAG ATTAATGCTCTTGAAAAAGAGAAGACTGCTCTAGAAACACAGGCTGAACAACTGAGTACTGAAAATGAAAGATTGCAATTGCTTGTAAGAAAGCAGTCGGAAGAATTAGATGTTTATCAAAGAGGATCCTTAACGCAGGATCAAACAGCAAGCTTATTACAGGAAGTGAAAACCCTTGAGGAAAAGTTACAAAACACGCAGGAGAGTAAATCGCTGTTTAAAGAACGATGGGCGAAAGCAGTTCGCGAAATACATCGTATGAAAATGGAGCATCAACAGGCTATACAAGTTCAAATAAAGAATAGCAAGGAAGAATTGCAAAATTTGGA TCTAGAAGAAATACTGTGCGCGGATTCCACTGCCCTGACAAATGATCAAATTTTATTGAATGAGATCCAAAAGGAAATCGATGTGATTAAACCGAAATCATCGTTTATAGACACACATGCTTACTCTCAAGTATTTACACCGACCACTATAGATCCCAAAATTTTACACAGCAGTAACAGGAGTACGTTGAAAAAGTCAGAGGAATATAACGAACGGTTACAGGCACTACTTGAAGAACGCGATTCCCTTTTGAAAACTGGCAGCTACGCATTTGATGATCCagttattatgaaattgaaCGCTGAACTAAGATCTTTAATGATGAAATAA